GAACTAAGAAACTTCATTTTATATTCCATATGCCATCCTCAGGGATTCGGGAGACGGTTTTATTTAAGCGCTGACGACAACCGCCGGCGCTTCTTACCATTCATATTACCGCATTTTAAATTCTTTTTTTGAAATAATATAATTCAGTGCCCCGTCAAGGAAGCCTTCACATCGGCAAAGCCTGTAGACTCGGCGACCTGGGTGAGAGATGGGACTGTCCTGCAATCAATTCTCTCATCATGGCCACATTTGTGGGTTCTTATATGCTGTCCAATCAGATTAGAGGACGAGCCATCAGGACTCAGGGAGGGAGATCCTTGTGAAGGCACGGTCCCATTCCCTCTCCTCCCACTTTGTTAAAAAGACTGAAATTATTGACATTTGGAAAAGCTGATGATTTTAAAACCCTCTATCCTACAGACTTCTCAGATTCAGGCTTCTTGAACAGAGCATTAGCTTTTCTGAGAATTCTCAATGTTAGGTATCCCTGGACAAGGACTATTATTTTAAATAAATGGAAGAGGGAAACTGTATACAATAAAAAGAATATTGAGATTGTTGTTGACCGCCAAGACTGCCAGAGATTAACATTAAACCAATACACTAAGCGGCCGTCGTATACTGGTATTACCCCAGCTTCCCAAGCTGGAGAAGCGGGTTCGATTCCCGTCGGCCGCTTTTTTCATCAGTAATTATCAGACTCAAGAGAGGCAGGTGTAAAAATGGATCGTCGGAATTTAAAATATATCGGTCCCCATGTCAGCATCGCCGGAGGAGTCGAAAATGCCCCCCTGAATGCCTTAAAAACAGGGGCTACCGGCTTCGGGATGTTTACAAAAAACCAGAGACAGTGGGTTGCCAAACCTTTGACTGAGGAAAGCATTCAGAAATTCACAATCAATATGAAAGAGGGTGGATTTACGGCAGATGCCGTGCTCCCTCATGATTCGTATCTGATCAACCTGGGTCATCCCGAAATTGAGAAATTGGAGAAGTCAAGGGCTGCCTTTCTGGACGAGGTGCAGAGGGTGGAGCAGCTGGGTTTAAAATATCTGAACTTCCACCCTGGAAGTCATCTGAAGACCATTGAGCCGAAAGACTGCCTGGACCGGATTGCCGAAAGTATAAATATAACCATAGATCAGACGGAACAGGCTGTTCTTCTGATTGAGAATACAGCCGGGCAGGGTTCTAATATGGGCAGCCGCTTCGAAGAGATCGCCCGGATTATTGAGGGTGTGAAGGATCAGTCCCGAGTCGCCGTGTGCCT
The Oceanispirochaeta sp. genome window above contains:
- the nfo gene encoding deoxyribonuclease IV, translated to MDRRNLKYIGPHVSIAGGVENAPLNALKTGATGFGMFTKNQRQWVAKPLTEESIQKFTINMKEGGFTADAVLPHDSYLINLGHPEIEKLEKSRAAFLDEVQRVEQLGLKYLNFHPGSHLKTIEPKDCLDRIAESINITIDQTEQAVLLIENTAGQGSNMGSRFEEIARIIEGVKDQSRVAVCLDTCHLFAAGYDLRTEETRTKTWADFDRLIGFDFLKGMHLNDAKSTFESHLDRHHSLGQGNIGWEAFEQIAGDPRFNGIPLVLETIDEKLWPEEVSKLLAKV